The following is a genomic window from Bacteroidia bacterium.
GGTAATCGGCTTCGAAGGTCCGGACCGTACGGCCCAAGGCATCGAGGACAAGTATGGTTGCGTGCATGCTCCTCGGGAGAGTAAAAGCGATACTGGTTGTCGCGGAGAATGGATTCGGGTAGTTCTGTTCCAACCGCAGATCAAGCGGGCGAGGCGTTTCACCGGTACCCACCACCATGACCATATTGACGGGAATATCCAGATAGACGGGATAATTCATGGTCGAAACCCTGATGTTGCCGGAGTACGTTCCCGCAGGCAGAAGCCGGGTGTTGACCGCGACAGGTATGACGAGTTCACCTTCTCCGCTCATCTGTCCGAAGTCCAGCCAGGTCATGTCGGGAGAGAGTATCCATGGAATACTCGGGTCGCCGACGGGACGAATGGTCAGGTTAATGGAAGGCAGGGGATCACGGTTGTTGACGTTGAAGGTCAGTTGGTCGGGAATGGCAACGAAACCCAACGGCGACATGTCCACGGAAAGTTCGACGGTAAACTGCCCCGTGGCGAACTGCGACACGATTTCCGTTTTCCCGGACATATCGGCGTCGTCGATCTTCAGTTTCGTGATGCGTCCCGGGAGCGGCGTAAACCAGGACATGGTGACGCCACTCGCGTTGATGCCGGCCTGATACGCGATGGTGTATTTCACAGAGAACAGATTATTCCCCGGAGTCGGCGGGCGATAATCCGTGAGTGAACCGGCGCCGAGTTGCGATGCACCGGGTGTGCTTATACACCGCGCATCGAATACCTCATTTGGCGGCTGTGGAGGCAGTTCGCCTTCGCCCATGTGCATATCAAGCGCGGACGAAGCGCCTTCGTACACACCGACAGCGAGCACCTGGCTTCTGCCCTGTCCGTTGGCGACAGTCAGTTCGAGCTGCACGCCACGCCATCCTTGCGCACCTGCCTGCATTGCCGCAATCAGCAGCAGTACGGTGATACTGATAAGGGTTCTCATGGCGTCCTCCTTACTTGACTATCGTGAGTATGCGGGAAACGACACCGGCCGATGTTTCGAGCCGATAGAGATAGATGCCGGCCGGAGCGGGAATCCCGCTCTCATCCCGTCCATCCCAGCTTGCGAGTTTGCTGCCCGCGCCCTGCCTGGAAGCGACAAGCGTGCGCAGCCGTCTGCCGAGAAGGTCGTACACCTGGAGACGCACGTCACTCTCGAAGGCCAGCGAATAGGGTATCCAGGTCTGTCCGCTCAGAGTGAACGGATTCGGATAATTACCGCCCAGCGCGAACTCTGTCGCGCGAGCTTGTACCGTAACGGTGAGGAACAGCTTCCTGCTTCCGGCAACCGGTACAACGATCTCTTCGCCCGCTGTGCCGCGCAGTACACCGAGCAACGTGCCGGACTCATCGCGTACCTCGATGCGCACGCGATCTGTCATCGCGAGGGAGAGACGAACAGAACCGTCACCCTGCAGCGACACGGTATTGTCGCCGTTGAAGACGAACAGCGCGTTCTCTGCCGTGCGCATGTCGAAAAGCGATGCCGGGGGCTTGGCGGGTATTGTCAGTATGTCACGAATTTCCGAAGAAGGCGTTGTGCCGCTGACGGAGAGGACGCGTGCGCCCTGACCGTCGTGCGTCGCTATCAACAGCGCGGCGATATCGAGCGCGTCAACGATCTTACTGTACAGAGCCGGATTACCGCCATTGACGGCGGAGGTCTCCATGCGGAGCTTGGTGCCCGGGTCAACGCGTACCCAATAGCCCTTTCCTGTTTCCACTGTCGTCGGGATAATGTAGCCGGCACTCGGATCCCAGCCGAAGATGGACTTCATCCCGGTTGAGGGAGTGACCTGAATACCGGAGACAGCCATGGACTTGCTCAATGCGCCGATCATGTTCCATCCGTAGCCGTAGGGTTCGCCGATACCGTTCAGGCTGTTCCATTCAAACAGATACCGGTTGATCCCGGTCAGAATATTGCTGTATCCTTCGCTCTTGAGCCAGTAGCCGCGGCCGAACGCCATACCGCCGACGCTCTCGTATGCACCGGTCGCCGTATTGAACTGGTAGAGCACCGCGGAAGGATCTGCAAAAACAACGGAGGCCTCCGCGTCCTTCATGTCCACCGGCAGAGATATCATCTGCCAACCGCCGGGGATTTTCCATGCGTAGCGTACGGGATCCTCATTCCCGTCGGGAATCGGAAGCGGGATGCGCAGACGTGTCGTGTCCTTCTCCTTGTCGGGATCATCGTCATCGTTGATCACATGGATCTCGCGATCACGGCCTGGTTTGTCCGGATCGAAGCAGAAGCGCACGATGAGCAGCGTGTCGAGCTGTTCGAAGGCAGAAAGTCTGGTGGGCTCGCCGCCTCCACCGTGAGTCGGTTCTTCAAAGCGCAGGTTGTACGGGTTGGCATAGGGACGGAGCTCACCGGTTTGGCGGTCGCGCAGCTCGAGTGCGAGGCGGACGCACGGCCACTCCTTCGTATCGATATCGACCGGTGTCACCACGATGTCGTTCTGGTTTGTGGGCTCGGGACAGGTCTTTTCTTTCACTTCGATGGTGAAAATATACGTGCCCTCATCAACGAAGGTGTAGTTCGATACCGTGCGCATGTCGATGCTTCCAGCCATGCCCTGGACTTTCAGCGTGAAGCTGGCGCTTGGTGAAACGGGCGGTGCAGGCCAGGTCATCTGTACAGGACTTGCCGAGCCGGTCTGTACGCGACCCTGATAGATATGCGAGGGTTTGATCGCGCGGTGATCGGTAACACTGCCCTGAGATCCGGTGATGTTGATCCACCGAATGTCAAAGGCCGTGGGCGGCGGTACTGGCGGCAAGTCAATCTGTCCGGCTTCGAGGCCGTCGCCGGCGCCTGCCTGCATTGCATATTCAAGAGCGACCTGATTGTTTTTGGAATTCACGAAGGCCAGATTGTGTCGCCATGCCTTCATTGGTTCCGGAACGCACGGCTTGGGACGGTAGTGGGCGATGAGTTTCTTGCTGCGCCACATGACGACATTCAGGGGATTCGTCGTCGTTGCCGTGTCACCACCCCATCCGACGAAAATGAAATCCGACGGCGGCGTTGCCTGTGCGATGAGCGTCGAACCTATCGCCGCGGTCTGACGATGGTCAAACGGTCCGGAGGGGCCTTCGGGATAAATGACCACCAACTCGGCCAGCTTGGGGTCGATCGGCTGAATTCGCGGATAAATCCGGTACACGCCCGGAAGCGTATTGGGCCCGAGCGGGATGTTGCTGGGATTGTTCGGCAAGTCGCCGAGATCCCCGCCGATACCGTGGAAGGTGAATCCGGGGGGAGTCTGATAGTATAGCTGGAAGGGCTGAAGATTCGGCCGTTTCAGACCCACGCGGAACAGGTCGGGATGAGGATGAGGCAGAGGAATGATCTCACCAGGGAAGGGACGGACCAGCAAAACGCGCACAAGGTCCGGACCCGGTAGATGTACAGACGGAGTCGAACTTATGCGCTCCACCTCAAGATCGTATTCGCCGAACGCGTAATGCCCGCCCCAGCGATCCACAAGGTCGTAGCTGATGGACTGCGAAATATCCGCTTCCACTTTTATCGTGTACTCGCCGTCGGTGTTGAGGGTGAGTTTCCACTCGCTTCCGACGCGCACAGCATTGATATAGGTTGATGTACCCGCGCGTTGCGCACGGAGTATGGGTACGAAATCCGACTGCGACTTCACCCGAAGGGTAATGCGTACGGCTTCGCCGAAAAACCCGCTGGAAAGATTGATAGCCGTGAGCCGGTATATATCAGCCTGTGGTATGAACCACGAGAACTCACCCGCAATGCCGGTGATCACCAGCGCGCCGTCGACGCGATACGGCAGCATGCCGGATCCCGACGAGGGCAGCACATGGGGATTCGTGCTGGTACTCGGTTCGCTTGGATCGTGGCAGTACACGGTATCCGCCGGGGTGGAGGGACGTGTCGTCACAGAGGCGATCTGCGAAGGCGTGCCGCGGTTCGTGTTGAAATACCCCACGATGCGGAAGCGGTACTCGCGATTGGCCTGAATCGGGTTCGCACCCGTCCCGCTCGTGCCCGGGACGGCGTATACGATAACGCCTGTCCACTGATTGATGCTCACGACAAACGGACTCAACGGGATATGTCCGCTGCCGAGCTCACGCCAATTGCCTGAGGATGCTTCGTACTCGATCTTCGTTTGCGCGTCGGACATGTTGTACTTGTTCCGCCAACGCAGCGCAATCGCGGGTGCCGGGCTAGCACTTGTTCCTCCGGGTGCGAGATTGGCGCGCAGCGTTGTATTGAGCGCGAAAATATCCGGAGGCGTACTCGTGTAGGTGGCCGTCACGCGGACGACGGGATTGGATTCGGTGGAACTGATACCGTAACTCGGCAGCTCGTTGGCGTAGTAATCGATATTGACTGTCGAGCCGTCAAGACGGCGCACAGCCCAGTAGTCGAAATAGTACGTTGTACTTCCGATGGTGCGCGACGCCGGCGCCACCACTTTGTGCCGATAGTAATAGCCCATCGGGATCGCGGTAGGTGTCGTTCTCGTGACGTTCGCGCGATTATCCTCATTCTTGAATTCCAGGGGAATACCGGACGGAACGCTGAGAAAGAGTCGGGAAGGGATGGCATCCGCGGCAAGCTGCACGGCGGTGAACACCGGTGTCGCGAGACTCGTCCCTCCGGTGTAATTCGACTTCATGATACCGTCCCAGCCATGCATCGTGTATCCCGGCTGTTTGTAGGCCGGGCGATCGGCCTGACAGTTCACGTTCTCGATGCCGCGATACGAGAATCCGCAATTGTCGGTCTTGTACTCGTCGGGACAACCCCAGAGATGCCCGATTTCATGCGCGACAACGCTCCGCATCGGGAGATCAAAGGGGGTGGAGCCGGCATAGCGCGTGTCCATGGTCCAGTACACGCCTTCTTTGTCCGTGCCGCTGTTCCACCAGACACTCGACGCGTGGGGCCAGATTGCCGCATCACCCGAGGGCTTGTAAGCGATGAAGCCCGTCACAGACTCATCCGCCCCGGTCAGCGCGCGGATCTTATTGTTGTACCACCAGCAATACTCGAGACCGTCGCCGGCCCAGGACCAGCTCGGTGGACTATCGGAACCACTCGGAGTATAGAAGCGCCTGACGATTTCGCGGATGAACACGTCCTCGCCGACCACTGTCGGCTCGCCGGTGACAAGCGCGTAGTCACCGTAGGGAGTATACAGTCGCCAAAACATCGTGACGACCTTTCCATAGGCCGATGCGAAAGTGACCCAGAAGTTCACGCCCGCGATGTAGTAGTTCCGGTAGTCGTTGTATACGGTGTTATCCCAGTTGTACGACCCTGTCCCGGTTTTGCTTTCCATGAAGAAACTCGTATGCGCGACGAGCCCCCGAAGGGCAGAGCGCCGAAGGATTTGCGGATCGCCTCCCCCGATCGTGGGCAAGCCCTGAAACACCTCGCGCGGTGACGGTTCCTCGGTAACGTATGCACGGACACAGTCCAATTCGGGCATTGCCTGCATACGCGCCCACTGTTCTTCGCCCGCAAGTCGGATGCGCTCTGCTTCCTGCTCTGAAATGGGGCGCTTGACGAAGTCGAGGTACTCGACGATAGCGCGATCAGCATCATTCTCCGCGGACTGAATAGTATTGCCGCTTTGATTGCTGCGGAACTCGGCGCTGTTGTAGGAAACCGCAAGCACTCCGATGCTGCCTGTCGCCGCGGCCAGGCGGGTATTCAGTACAGCCTCCGTGGCGGTGGGCGGAACCCATGCCAGCATGCGTTGCGGTGAGGTAATGATGGACACGAGTGCGCCTTTGCGTGTGAGCTCGTCACGCAGGAGAAGCGCCTCGTCGATGGATGATGCTGTTGTTTGGATGACGGCCAGGTGCTGATTGTGCGCCTCGAGGCCGAATTCCGCGACGCCGGGCGGGGTATAGACCGGCTGCTGCGCCTGCGCAAAGGCACAGAGCGGCAGCAGGACGGAGAACAGAACCGCACCGAGCATGTGCTTCCAGTGTTTCATGGAGGCTCCTCTCAGTTGGTTGATTGAAGCGGTGTCGAGTCGGATGAACGCGTCTGCCGCCGCCGACAGGCGACGGCGGAAATGGAATCATGCGCTATGCAAATGGGAATGCCGCGCAGACATCGTCTCGCCTTAAAAAAAGGACTGATAAGTATGAATACAACATACGCAATTCCCGCGATGATGTCAAGGGGTGCGGCGCGCGAGCATCCTTCCGCCGTTCCGATGCATGCCATGAGCTGTGCGTCATCAGGCGGCCTCCCGGTTCTCCGGCGGTCTCCCGGGTACGATGGTTGGAACCCCCGCCACGAATTCGTATGTTCGGGATGTGTCACGTCATACTCACATGTCCCGGCCCGCCCTCCGCGGCGGTCCGATCACATACAGCACAGGAGAAATCTCATGAACATCGCCGTTTTTGGTACGGGAATGGTCGCGCAGACCATTGGCCCCGCTTTCGCAGCGCAAGGGCATACCGTGGTGTACGGTACACGCAATCCTGCGGAAACGCTGGCCCGCAGTGAAGCCGGTCCTTTTGGAGCGCCACCGTTCGCGGAGTGGTTTAAGACGCAGCCGGATGCGCGTCTCGTTCCCTTCGCCGGGGCCGCTGAAGGTGCGGAGCTTATCGTGAACGCCACCTCCGGTCAGGGGTCGCTCCCCGCGCTCGAAAGTGCCGGTGCGCAACGACTCGAAGGGAAAATCCTTATAGACATTGCCAACCCGCTGGATTTCTCGAACGGATTTCCCCCGTCCCTCTCCGTGTGCAATACCGACTCTCTCGGTGAGCAGATTCAGCGCGCGTTTCCCGGACTCAAGGTCGTGAAAACGCTGAACACGCTCACCGCCGCGCTGATGGTCAATCCTGCGGCCCTGCCCGCCGATCATGTCATATTCATGAGCGGCGACAATGCGGAAGCAAAGACGCGGGTGGCATCGCTCCTGCAGGAGGCGTTCGGCTGGAAAGCGCAGAACATCATCAACCTTGGCGATATCACGACAGCGCGCGGAACGGAAATGGTGCTTCCCCTGTGGGTGCGGCTGTATGCGTCTCTCCAAACGCCGATGTTCAATTTCGGTATCGTCCGGCAGAGCGAGGCGCCGTAAGGCCGCGTACTCCTTCCGCGGTATGGCTGCCGTGTTCGGAACTGTTCAAACCACATTGCAACGGAACTCGAATTCCTGTATTATCCGGTGAGGACTTTGGCGGCTTTCCGAAATCGTTTCGTGAGCAGGTCCAATATCCGCTGTCTGTCATCCTCTCTCGCCGGATCGTATCCTGGTCAGAAAGGTTGCGGCGGCACAGCATCCTTCTCAATCAGTAACGGGTGGATCTTATGCTCGATGTTTCCGCGAAACCGCGAACCCTTCGCACCGCGACTGCCCGCGCCAGACTGCATCTCCATCCCGCGACCCTTGCGCGTGTGCATGCCGGAACCATTCCGAAGGGCAATCCCCTGGAGGTGGCCAAAGTCGCCGCCGTGCAGGCCGCCAAGCAGACCAGCGCCATCATTCCCTACTGTCATCCCCTCCCCATCGATTACGTCGGCGTGCAGTATGAATTCGGCGATGACTGGATAGATGCCATCGTTTCCGTCAAGGTCATGTACCGTACCGGAGTCGAGATGGAAGCCATGACCGCCGCCGCAGTCGCCGTGCTCACGCTGTACGACATGATGAAGATGCTCGATGCGGACATGTCCATCGGCAGTGTCGTGCTCGAAAAGAAGCGTGGCGGAAAAAACGACTTCCGTACTCCCTACGCCACACCTCTCCGAGCGGCCGTGCTCGTGATGTCGGATTCCATCTCCGCGGGGACCAAGTCCGACAGCTCCGGACGCATGATCGCGGATCGCCTCGGCGCCGAAGGTGTGTCTGTTGAGGACTACCGCATCATCCCGGATGACAAGGATGAGATTGTCCGAATGCTACGTTTGTACGCGGACGACACGAAGCTCGATCTGGTCATGACCACCGGAGGTACGGGTTTTAGCGCTCGCGACTGCACGCCCGAGGCCATGGCGGAGGTGATTGACCGGCACGCTCCCGGCATTTCCGAAGCGGCGCGTAGTTACGGGCAGGAGCGCACACCGTTTTCCATGCTCTCCCGCGCACAGGCGGGATTGCGCGGTCACACGTTGATCGTCAATCTGCCCGGCTCGAAGAAAGGCGTCGCCGATTCACTGGACGCCCTGTTTCCCGGGCTGCTGCATTCCTTCAAAATGATTCGCGGAGGAGGGCACGAATAATGCTCGACTTCTCCGACGCACTTGGATTAATCATTCGCGCTGCCAAGCCCCCGCCTCCCGTGGATGTCCCGCTCAAGTCCGCCGCCGGTCGCGTGCTCGCCGCGGACGTCAAGTCTGCGTCGCCACTGCCGCGCTTCGATGCTTCGGCCGTTGATGGCTACGCCCTTCGGGCGGCGGATACATCCGCAGCCAGTGAAAAGGGAGAGGTGCGACTCACGGTAACGGACACCATTTCCGCGGGGACAGGTTCGCACACAGCGCGCCCGGGTACGGCGCTTCGCATCTTCACAGGAGCGATGATGCCGAAAGGCGCCGACAGCGTGGTGATGCAGGAACATGTGCTGCGCGACGGCGATGCCATTCTGCTCGGGAAATCTGTGTCCCCCGGAGCGAACGTACGACTCAAAGGTGAAGAGTTTCAGAAAAATGCACTTGTCTTTCCCAAAGGTACGCTCGTCACACCGCCGGTAGTGGGCATGCTCGCGTCGCTCGGAAAAACGGAGTTGCGTGTGTATGATCTTCCCCGCGTCGAGGTGATCGTTACGGGAAATGAACTGCTCGAACCGGGCACCCCGCTGTCTCCCGGCAAAATCTACGATTCCAACGGCGTGACGATCTCCACCGCGCTGCGCGCCTTGGGCTTGTCTTCGGTGCGGGTCCATCGCGTGAAAGATAACCTTGCGTCCATCCGGCGTGCCTTGCGTACGGCGCTGCAGCGCGCTGATATCGTGGTCACAGCCGGAGGCGCATCCGTGGGGGATTTCGATTATATCAGGGAAGCGTGTGAAGCGGAGGGTGTGCGGTTGAAGTATCAGACACTTGCCATCAAGCCGGGGAAGCCCAACATGTTCGGCACACGGGATCGGGTGCTGTTTTTCGGACTGCCCGGTAATCCTGTAGCCGCGCTGCTTTCCTTGCATTTGCTGGTGCAACCCGCGGTCTGCGGATTGATGGGACTTCCGAACCGATACACAGGCGGATTTTCGGCCCGACTGACATGCGGCATCAAGAAAAAAGCGGGACGCCTCGAGTTTCTTCGAGGCGTCCTGCACGCCGACGGCAACGGGACCTACGTGGTAACCCCGGTGCTGGCTCAGGATTCCCACATGCTCAGCGGACTTGCGCAGGCGGATTGCCTCATCCATTTTCCGAAAGATGCCGGCAGCTTGGACGAAGGTGAATCCGTCACCGTCACATCCCTGCGATGGAGTCTTGCATGAGGAGCGGTGAAAGAAACGGAATGCTCCGGTATATCACATTCTTTTGGCTTCATGGCTGAGACGCTTTTCACACCCTGGATTCTCGGACTCTTTTTCCTCATCGCCGTACTGTACTCCAGCGTCGGCCACGGGGGTGCCACAGGGTATCTCGGTTTGTTCGCCTTTCTGGGCGCCGCAACCGCCGCCGTCGTACCGGTGGCTCTGGTTTTGAATATGCTCGTTGCCGGGACGGGGTTCTATATCTTCCGGCGAAAGGGATATTTTTCCTGGACGCTGCTGGCACCTTTCGTCGCGGCTTCCATTCCCGCGGCGTTTCTCGGGGGGATGCTTCGCTTGGAAGCGGATACGTTCCGGGCGATTCTCGGCGTGGTCCTGCTCGCAGCCGGATTACGGATGGCATTCATCCCACAAGTAACAATCTCTCGACTGGCTTCCTCCACACGCTACCGCGTCGCGCTCAGCGTGGGCATCGGGTTGACGCTCGGGATAATCAGTGGCATGGTGGGCATCGGCGGGGGAGTATTCCTGAGCCCCATCATCATGTTTCTGGGTTGGGCCGACGCGCGGCAAACAGCGGCCGTGTCCAGCGCTTTTATCGTGCTGAATTCCCTGAGCGGTCTGCTCGGACAGATCACCAAGGGGAATGTGGAAGTCGGCTCGATGTGGCTGCTCGCCGTCATCGTTTTTATCGGCGCACTCGTGGGCTCCTCCCTGGGCGCCAGGCAGACGCGCGTCCGGAGACTTCAGGTCGTGCTGGGAGTCGTGCTGCTCGGCGCGGGCGGGAAAATGATAGCGCAACTCTGGGTATGAACTATGATCCGTACCAGCGACACCACGGCGCTTATCCTCTCCGGCGGGAGAAGCAGCAGAATGGGAAGCGACAAGGCTTTTCTCACGATCCATGGTGTCACCTTCATTCAGCGACTGCTGACGCTCGCCTCCTCGATCTTTCCTTACACAGTGATAAGCGCAAAGGAAGTTGGGAAGTACGCGGATTTCGGTGTTCCGGTGATAGCGGATGACGTCACCGATGCAGGCCCTCTCGCCGGAATCCACGCCTGCATGATCCGTACGAATACACCTTTCCTCTTCGTTCTGACCTGCGACGTCCCCATGATATCCGGGGAAGTGCTTCGTCATGTGTTGCAACATGCGCATGAAGATGAAGTCACCCTCATCGGTACGGGACAGGATCGTCCCCTGCTCTGCGGCGTACTGCCGCGGTTAATGGAGCCCGCCCTCTCCGAGGCATTGCGCAGAGGAAAACACCGTGTGCTCTCCGTCCTCATGCGCGGGAAACACACGGTACTGAATTGTGCGGCGTATTCGGATTGTCTTGTCGGTGTGAACACCAGGGAGGAATACGAGCGCCTGCCCGGCAGTACGTGGTGAGCAGAGAGCAGAGAGAAGAGAGCAGAGAGAAGAGAGCAGAGAGCAGAGAGCAGACAGCAGAGAGAAGAGAGCAGAGAGCAGAGAGCAGAGAGCAGAGAGAAGAGAGCAGAGAGCACGTTTGTACAGTATTCCGCGATGCTGTACTGATTCCCGATTTCGACTGCGGGAGTACGAACAGGATCAGCGTGCTCCGCAATACTCGAAATGGTACAATTCCTTCCCGCTGCGCCTCTGGTACACGGCCCCTGAGCGTAGTCGAAGCCCGATCAGGGACCGCCCTTCGCCCGGTGGCTGAGCGAAGCCGAAGCCCGCTCAGGGACCAGCGCGAGGATGCTGAAACGCAAGGAACAGTGGCGTGACAGATGGAGCCGCTGCCTGCGTAAATGCTCTCGATTGAAACCTATCCATTCCGACACCGGGCCAAATCCCACAGCGAACCGATTAACGATTCTCTCCGCCTCTGGCGGACCGATAAACGATTAACGATTCCCGATTAACGATTCCCGATTAACGATTCCCGCCCAACGCTTCCCGCTTCACGCTTCCCGCTTCACGCTTCCCGCTTCCCGCTTCAGCGTGATGCAAAGACGTAATATCGTGGAGTGACTTGCAAATCCTAAAAAATTTCTGTAAAATGGAGAAATGAATTAAGAAAATAAGGCACAGGGGCGCAAATGCAGTCGTTGGATGAAGCGGATCTCGGAATTCTCGATACCTTGCAGCGTAACGGACGCATCAAGCGCAGTGAAATGGCCGAGCTGGTCGGTCTGTCGCTGCCGGCGGTGAGCGAGCGATTGCGCAAGCTGGAGGAACGAGGCTACATCACGGGCTACGCTGCAATTCTCGATGCCAGGAAATTCGGCAAGGACGTTACCGCTTTCGTGCAGGTTTCAGTCGACACCTCGCTGCATTACGATAACTTCCTCCATCACGCCGAGGCGCATCCGGATATTCTCGAATGTCACGCCATTACGGGCGACGGCTCCCATCTGCTGAAAATCCGAACCGACAATACCGCCACACTGGAGCGCGTGCTTTCCGAGATTCAAGCATGGAAGGAGGTCCAGAGTACACGGACCAGTGTGGTTCTCTCCACCCGAAAAGAGACATTGGCAATTTCCGTTCATCACACCACCACCAAATTATAAAGGTATCACCGTCATGAGCACTACGCGCGAAAACGCCATCGGCAACGTTTTCGACATGATCTCCTCACATAACGTGAAGATGATCGATTTCAAATTCATGGATTTCCCGGGGCAGTGGCAGCACCTCACCGTGCCGATCACACAGCTCAAGCCGGATTCCTTCAACGAGGGATACGGCTTTGACGGATCGAGTCTCCGCGGCTTCAAGAGCATTCACGAGAGCGACATGGTGA
Proteins encoded in this region:
- a CDS encoding molybdenum cofactor guanylyltransferase translates to MIRTSDTTALILSGGRSSRMGSDKAFLTIHGVTFIQRLLTLASSIFPYTVISAKEVGKYADFGVPVIADDVTDAGPLAGIHACMIRTNTPFLFVLTCDVPMISGEVLRHVLQHAHEDEVTLIGTGQDRPLLCGVLPRLMEPALSEALRRGKHRVLSVLMRGKHTVLNCAAYSDCLVGVNTREEYERLPGSTW
- a CDS encoding Lrp/AsnC family transcriptional regulator, coding for MQSLDEADLGILDTLQRNGRIKRSEMAELVGLSLPAVSERLRKLEERGYITGYAAILDARKFGKDVTAFVQVSVDTSLHYDNFLHHAEAHPDILECHAITGDGSHLLKIRTDNTATLERVLSEIQAWKEVQSTRTSVVLSTRKETLAISVHHTTTKL